In Nocardia sp. NBC_01327, the genomic stretch TCGCAGCACTGGACCGGTCGGGTGAAACGGTATATCCCTACCACCTGGACGAGCTGCTGGAGGAAGCCATCGCCGCAGCTGACGGCCATGCCGACCCAGAGGTCCGCTCGATTCGCTGAATGTCCTGAAACGCCGAACGCCACCTTGGATGACGGTAGTCATCTTCGGTGGCGTTCGAACTCCGGAGAAAGGGCTCCGATTATATTCGAGCCCTCATGCGCTGTCCTGGTCAGATGAAGAATCCCAGTGTGGCGAGGAATGCTGTGGCGGCGATCCAAGCGGCGCCGCCGAGGGTGGCAAGTCCAAGTCCTAGCAACATGATTTCTTTCCTTTCGTCCTTCCGCGGTTTGCGGATGTACACGGTTAATCTCACGCAAACCGTGATGCGTTTCACCTTTTTCGACACAAAATCAAAATAGGTGTGTGACCGGCCGCCGTTCTCGCAGTCCGGTGGCTGGGATCGGACCCCGAAAGCGCGGGGCCGCTCGTACCGTCGGCGCTACCGTGGGCCGTTCAACAACAGCTATGCGATAGGGACGTCCGAAATGAAGCTGATGTACGCGCTGTGGGGAGCCGATCTGGACGAGCGGCTGCATGCCGCGGAGCTGCGGCACCGACTGGCGGATATCGGGGCCACGGAGTGGCAGGTGAACGTCCGTGACGCGGAAGTGGCCGCGGCCCAGGTCCGGCACAGCACCTATGACGAGCCGATCGCCGCCATCGTGAGCGTGCGCACCGGCGGCGGGCACGAGGCCGTCACGGCCGCCCTGACCACCGTGGCCACCGAGGTGAACGGCTGGATCGTCGACGAGCGGGCGCCGATCGTGCCGCCACCGGTCGAGAACGGGGTGCGCACTCCGGCGCTGGCGAACTTCGCCCTGCTGCGCATCCCCGCCGAGCTGACCCGCGAGGAATGGCTGCACCGCTGGCACGACCTGCACACGCCGGTGGCCATCGAAACCCAGGACACCTTCGGCTATGTCCAGAACACCGTCCTGGAACCGGTGACGGAGGGCAGGCGCGTCGACGCGCTCGTCGAGGAGCTGTTCCCCATGGCAGCCATGACCAGTGCCCACGCCTTCTACGGCGCGGGTGACGACGACGCCGAACTCCAGCGCCGCGTGACCCGCATGATGGAGAGCGTCGTCAGCTTCGGCGCCCACCTGGATCTGGACCTCGTCCCCACCAGCCGGTACGTATACAAACTCTGACGCCCGGCCGGAAGAAAAGAAGGCTCGCTACGACCACGGAGTGTGGTGGTAGCGAGCCTTTCTCGTCCTTCGGGGGCCGGACCGGTGTCAGCGGCCGAGCTTGTCCTTGACCGCCTTGACGGCGCCGCCCACGGCGTCCTTCACCTCGTCGACGGCCTTCTCCAGGCCCGATTCGATCTGATCGGCCTTGCCTTCGGCGCGCAGATCGTCGTCACCGGTGATCTTGCCGGCGGCCTCCTTGGCCTTGCCGCCGACTTCCTGCGCCTTCTGGTCGATCTTGTCGTTGAGAGACATTTCGAATCCTCCGTATCGGTGGTCGAACTTTGTCGTACTCGGACAGGACACTCCGGCCAGCCTACTGTCACGCGGCAACCGATGAGACAACGATCACTGATACAGCTGCGTGACGATCCGCGACGGCGGGTGTCTATCTGTCGTAAGCGATGAGGAGGTGCTGTGACCGTGCCAGAGGCAGCACTCGAGGTGGAGTCGGACGATGCGACCCTGGCCGCTCGGGTGCGAGACGGTGATGTCCGAGCCTATGAGCAGCTAGTCGTCCGCTATCAGGGGCAGATGTTCCGGCTGGCGTCGCGGATCCTCGCGGATCGGGCCGAGGCGGAGGACATCGTGCAGGAGGTCTTCCTGACCGCCTGGCGGCGCATCGGCCAATTGCAGGACGATGGCGCCTTCGCGGGCTGGCTCTACCGCATGACCACCAACCGCTGCCTGAATCTGCTGCGGTCCCGGCAACTTCCGGCCGACGTCGATCCC encodes the following:
- a CDS encoding RNA polymerase sigma factor; amino-acid sequence: MTVPEAALEVESDDATLAARVRDGDVRAYEQLVVRYQGQMFRLASRILADRAEAEDIVQEVFLTAWRRIGQLQDDGAFAGWLYRMTTNRCLNLLRSRQLPADVDPDATESPRTDTQPEHAVQVSSQLEALTVALQQLTPEQRACWLLREVHGRSYEEIGEIVGANATAVRGRIARARAQLAEVMKPWR
- a CDS encoding CsbD family protein, producing MSLNDKIDQKAQEVGGKAKEAAGKITGDDDLRAEGKADQIESGLEKAVDEVKDAVGGAVKAVKDKLGR